In Candidatus Saganbacteria bacterium, a single window of DNA contains:
- a CDS encoding response regulator, with protein sequence MKKIMIVDDDEDLLTMIERRLTKANYEVIKVTKGAEVVEKAKAQRPDLILLDIMLPDMDGGEVEALLQEDDTTKNIPVVILTALYTKSDERTKGNYSGNNIFLAKPFEPDKMLKIINELIG encoded by the coding sequence ATGAAAAAGATAATGATTGTTGATGATGATGAAGACCTGTTGACAATGATCGAGAGAAGGCTTACAAAAGCAAATTACGAAGTGATAAAAGTTACGAAAGGTGCTGAGGTGGTCGAAAAGGCAAAGGCACAAAGGCCTGACCTTATATTGTTGGACATAATGCTGCCGGATATGGACGGCGGAGAAGTGGAAGCTTTGCTTCAGGAAGATGATACAACAAAGAACATCCCTGTGGTCATCCTTACGGCTCTTTATACGAAGAGCGATGAGAGGACCAAAGGTAATTATTCCGGGAATAATATATTTTTGGCAAAACCCTTTGAGCCGGATAAAATGCTTAAGATAATAAATGAACTTATTGGATAA